The following coding sequences are from one Culex quinquefasciatus strain JHB chromosome 1, VPISU_Cqui_1.0_pri_paternal, whole genome shotgun sequence window:
- the LOC6035440 gene encoding phenoloxidase-activating factor 1, giving the protein MFLPLLLLATFAVGNFADEDDVRPVWDVITPCTIPNEVAQGVCTAPQDCPAYQAINQGQDLSSVGRLGFIRALQCQNENETMICCPKLARASYRDPELSTNIPRRVRNSTSDLASRFGEDDDDECGVQTFQNKIKGSLTEIDEFPWAALLFYRNNYKGCGGVLISRNYVLTAAHCLAGANYARHGPLDFVRLREYNLFTNPDCMVMDDGLDCSEDKLDVRPRSIKLHPSYQPDSVQQHHDIALIELSQQVRYSDFLRPICLPEPNLEPGLERGKILSVCGWGRTDLFNVDMSSPIKMKASLPFVEQSRCGELYRSQALSLVRGQICAGGRKDKDSCAGDSGSPLMYYDRREGVWVLSGVVSRGTSTCGTVDRPGIYTNVREYLPWIKQTARL; this is encoded by the exons ATGTTTTTACCGCTGTTGCTGCTGGCCACGTTCGCCGTGGGGAATTTCGCCGATGAAG ATGACGTTCGACCCGTTTGGGATGTTATAACGCCGTGCACCATTCCGAATGAAGTGGCCCAAGGAGTCTGTACCGCACCGCAGGACTGTCCAGCATACCAGGCCATAAACCAAGGACAAGATCTTAGTTCCGTAGGCAGGCTAGGGTTCATTCGGGCTCTCCAGTGCCAAAACGAGAACGAAACCATGATCTGCTGTCCAAAACTGGCGAGAGCAAGCTACCGCGATCCAGAGCTATCCACCAATATCCCGCGGAGGGTCCGAAACTCAACATCCGATCTCGCCTCCAGATTCggtgaagacgacgacgacgagtgcgGTGTGCAGACGTTTCAGAACAAGATCAAGGGATCGCTCACGGAGATCGATGAGTTCCCGTGGGCGGCGCTGCTGTTCTACCGGAACAACTACAAGGGATGCGGGGGCGTGCTCATCAGCCGGAACTACGTCCTGACGGCGGCGCACTGCCTGGCCGGGGCAAACTACGCCCGGCATGGGCCACT TGACTTTGTTCGCCTCCGCGAGTACAACCTGTTCACCAACCCGGACTGCATGGTCATGGACGACGGACTGGACTGCTCGGAGGACAAGCTGGACGTGCGGCCACGCTCGATCAAACTCCACCCAAGCTACCAACCGGACAGTGTTCAGCAGCACCACGACATCGCGCTGATTGAGCTTAGCCAGCAGGTGCGCTATTCGGACTTTTTGCGGCCAATTTGCCTGCCGGAACCGAACCTGGAACCTGGGTTGGAGCGGGGCAAAATTCTCAGCGTTTGCGGCTGGGGCAGGACCGACTTGT TCAACGTGGACATGTCCAGCCCAATCAAGATGAAGGCCTCGTTGCCGTTTGTGGAGCAAAGTCGCTGCGGAGAGTTGTACCGGTCGCAAGCGCTGTCGCTGGTCCGCGGTCAGATTTGCGCCGGTGGTCGCAAGGACAAGGACTCATGCGCGGGAGACAGCGGATCACCGCTGATGTACTACGACCGGCGTGAGGGCGTCTGGGTGTTGAGCGGAGTCGTTAGCCGGGGAACGTCCACCTGCGGGACGGTGGATCGACCCGGGATCTACACCAATGTGAGGGAATATCTGCCATGGATTAAGCAAACGGCGAGGCTGTGA
- the LOC6035439 gene encoding CLIP domain-containing serine protease 2 — protein MWLDRLKILVLVVGAWAQQEIDLEVFCSIPDQIDDGVCVDPSDCARLDVSSYSALQCGVNSICCDRRTNHRNPQLYTDEDYGCGTVSYAGKIHGGEIAGIDEFPWAALLLYKDDVPRCGGALISSSYVISAAHCLTGPGYNRHGPLKFVRLREYDLNNDIDCLISEDEYEDCSEEKLDVPPQRVITHPDYDANSSQQHHDIGLIEIQLTEAYSDFLSPICLPTSWKNAGHQLGKMLTVTGWGRTDHFQSLFGEISSPIKMKASLPFVGRTRCAKAYNLQELELIPGQICAGGRRDKDSCAGDSGSPLMYFDRRASAWRLSGIVSRGPSVCGKSDLPGIYTNVVKYLRWIRKITGL, from the exons ATGTGGCTTGACAGGTTGAAGATCTTGGTCCTTGTGGTGGGAGCATGGGCTCAACAAG aaatcgATCTAGAGGTATTCTGCAGTATTCCCGATCAAATTGACGATGGCGTTTGCGTTGATCCCAGCGATTGTGCCCGTCTGGATGTCAGCTCTTACTCAGCTTTGCAGTGCGGTGTAAACAGCATCTGTTGCGATCGGAGAACCAACCATCGTAATCCCCAGCTTTACACTGACGAGGACTACGGATGTGGGACTGTGTCTTATGCAGGAAAAATTCATGGAGGTGAAATCGCAGGCATTGACGAGTTTCCGTGGGCAGCGCTTCTTTTGTACAAGGATGATGTACCTAGATGTGGAGGAGCTCTGATCAGCAGTAGCTACGTCATTAGTGCAGCTCACTGCTTGACCGGACCCGGCTACAACCGACATGGTCCACT gaAGTTTGTCCGGTTACGCGAGTACGACTTAAATAACGATATCGACTGTTTGATATCTGAAGACGAGTACGAAGATTGTTCGGAGGAAAAGCTAGATGTCCCTCCTCAACGGGTTATAACCCATCCGGATTACGACGCAAACAGCAGCCAGCAACATCACGACATCGGGTTGATCGAAATTCAGCTCACCGAAGCGTACTCCGACTTTCTAAGTCCGATTTGTCTTCCAACAAGTTGGAAGAATGCAGGTCATCAACTGGGAAAAATGCTCACCGTGACGGGTTGGGGCAGGACCGACCACT TCCAATCCTTGTTCGGAGAAATATCCAGTCCAATCAAGATGAAGGCCTCACTACCCTTCGTAGGGCGTACTCGTTGCGCAAAAGCGTACAATTTGCAAGAACTTGAGCTGATACCCGGACAGATTTGTGCCGGTGGTCGGAGGGACAAAGACTCGTGCGCTGGAGACAGTGGATCACCCCTGATGTACTTCGACAGACGAGCCAGCGCTTGGAGGCTCAGTGGAATTGTCAGCCGAGGTCCGTCCGTTTGTGGCAAGAGCGATCTGCCGGGGATCTATACTAATGTGGTCAAGTATTTGCGCTGGATTAGGAAAATTACGGGACTGTGA
- the LOC6035438 gene encoding phenoloxidase-activating factor 1, with protein sequence MVCSHFVTVLLIAITGSIVGSPTGSDTVVHCHIPNETDDGTCMDLKKCPAFQEINHVEMMVNTSRVSFVRELQCGDDQQVCCPQGIDNYRKPWISTDVEPRVRFGIRTRTSVSHEDDNECGLGTFRDRILRGNIAQIDEFPWAALLKFNKKFPGCGAVLISRNFVLTAAHCLIGEEYNTYGPLELVRLREYNLLVDPDCEVQEEFLDCIHGGKHDKKPLAKIVHPDYQESSADHYHDLGLVEIDLTEEFSDFLRPICLPEKGRLTGLERDSILTVCGWGLTDFFQARNGNALSPIKMKARLPFVAQSECQKNFTDYQLTSGQICAGGRRQDSCNGDSGSPLMFYDWKNGVWVLSGIVSIGRKDCGTVGSPGIYSSVVEYLPWIKFVLDRKE encoded by the exons ATGGTGTGCTCTCATTTCGTTACGGTGCTGTTGATTGCGATAACTGGCTCAATTGTAGGAAGTCCCACCGGGAGTGATACCGTCGTGCACTGCCATATTCCCAATGAAACGGACGATGGGACTTgcatggatctgaaaaaatgtcCTGCGTTCCAGGAGATCAACCACGTTGAGATGATGGTCAACACCAGCAGAGTAAGCTTCGTTCGGGAACTGCAGTGTGGGGATGATCAACAGGTCTGCTGTCCGCAGGGCATCGACAATTACCGAAAGCCGTGGATTTCAACGGATGTTGAGCCGCGAGTTCGATTTGGAATTAGGACTAGAACATCTGTAAGTCATGAAGACGACAACGAGTGTGGACTTGGAACTTTTCGAGATCGCATCCTTCGTGGCAATATTGCCCAAATTGATGAGTTCCCGTGGGCTGCTCTGTTGAAGTTCAACAAAAAGTTTCCAGGGTGTGGAGCGGTTCTAATAAGCAGAAACTTTGTGCTTACGGCAGCTCATTGTTTGATTGGAGAGGAGTACAACACATATGGTCCACT TGAATTGGTCCGGTTACGAGAATACAACTTATTGGTGGACCCGGATTGTGAAGTGCAGGAAGAATTTCTAGATTGTATTCACGGcggaaaacatgataaaaagcCTCTAGCAAAAATTGTGCACCCAGACTACCAAGAAAGCAGTGCTGACCATTACCACGACCTAGGTCtcgttgaaattgatttgacgGAGGAGTTTTCGGACTTTCTGCGTCCAATCTGTCTCCCCGAGAAGGGAAGGCTCACCGGATTAGAACGTGATTCTATACTGACAGTCTGTGGTTGGGGTTTGACGGATTTCT TTCAAGCCAGGAATGGAAATGCACTCAGTCCAATTAAGATGAAGGCAAGGCTGCCGTTTGTGGCGCAAAGTGAGTGccaaaaaaatttcactgaTTATCAGTTGACATCCGGCCAGATCTGTGCTGGAGGGCGTCGGCAAGATTCGTGCAATGGTGATAGTGGATCACCGTTGATGTTCTACGACTGGAAGAATGGCGTCTGGGTACTGAGTGGAATTGTAAGCATCGGGCGGAAAGACTGTGGCACGGTTGGCAGTCCCGGGATCTACTCGAGCGTTGTGGAGTATCTGCCGTGGATTAAGTTTGTATTAGACAGAAAGGAATGA
- the LOC6035437 gene encoding phenoloxidase-activating factor 1, translating into MSLFTNCPRGDKRPAMFRAGHRYQFRSDRRTVTMHPTVSLLIAVLVAFRVTQCTPTTARSKVAVSCVIPNEVQAGICVPSGDCPAFQRINDIGGLSSVGRISFIRELYCDIDAEQYGVCCPRNSVVSYRHPLLNETLPKRDRSMFGTRFGDNDGFQCGESNTINKVKGGIITAIDEFPWMAMLLYGTSSAPGCGGALISSSFVITAAHCLVGKNVQDRGNLKFVRLGEYDINRDPDCMVDGNYEDCTDGKQDVKPKRIIAHPEYSSSETSQHHDLGLIQLERSVSFSDFIRHICLPPMAEPTLTSPGTKYNVCGWGRTNFFRGGLGEDALSPIKLKTTLPYFDHHECREIYRAQKLSLGSGQLCAGGRKADTCAGDSGSPLMFFDRKEGTWLLTGVVSMGVQSCGTEGKPGIYTNVAQYATWIKKTANV; encoded by the exons AtgagtttgtttacaaactgtcCGCGTGGTGATAAGCGACCGGCAATGTTCAGAGCTGGGCACCGTTATCAGTTTCGCTCCGATCGTCGAACGGTTACGATGCATCCGACAGTTTCTCTTCTGATCGCCGTCCTCGTGGCGTTCCGTGTGACTCAGTGTACTCCGACAACGGCTAGGTCCAAGGTCGCGGTCAGTTGCGTCATTCCCAATGAAGTTCAGGCGGGCATTTGTGTGCCTTCCGGGGATTGTCCAGCGTTTCAGCGAATCAACGACATCGGTGGGTTAAGCTCGGTTGGTAGGATCAGTTTTATACGGGAGCTGTACTGCGATATAGACGCGGAACAGTATGGCGTTTGCTGTCCCCGGAACAGTGTCGTGAGTTATCG GCACCCATTGCTGAACGAGACGCTGCCAAAACGGGATCGCAGCATGTTCGGAACTAGATTCGGTGATAATGATGGCTTCCAGTGCGGCGAGTCCAACACGATCAACAAGGTAAAGGGAGGAATTATCACCGCTATCGATGAGTTCCCGTGGATGGCTATGCTACTTTACGGCACCTCCAGTGCTCCAGGCTGTGGAGGCGCGCTGATTAGCAGCTCGTTCGTCATAACAGCAGCGCACTGCTTAGTCGGCAAGAATGTTCAGGACAGGGGTAACCT TAAATTTGTCCGCCTTGGCGAATACGACATCAACCGTGATCCAGACTGCATGGTGGACGGAAACTACGAGGATTGTACCGACGGTAAGCAGGACGTCAAACCAAAGCGCATTATAGCTCATCCGGAGTACTCTTCAAGTGAAACCAGTCAGCACCACGATCTGGGCTTGATTCAACTCGAGCGGTCCGTCTCGTTCAGTGACTTTATCCGGCACATCTGCCTTCCACCGATGGCGGAACCGACGCTAACCTCGCCCGGAACCAAATACAATGTGTGCGGCTGGGGCAGGACCAACTTCTTCCGGGGCGGGCTCGGCGAAGACGCGTTGAGTCCGATCAAGCTGAAGACGACACTGCCGTACTTTGATCACCACGAGTGTCGGGAGATCTACCGGGCGCAGAAGTTGAGCCTGGGTAGTGGACAACTGTGCGCCGGAGGGCGGAAGGCTGACACGTGCGCTGGGGACAGTGGCTCCCCGCTGATGTTCTTTGACCGGAAGGAGGGAACGTGGCTGTTGACTGGAGTTGTTAGCATGGGCGTTCAGAGCTGCGGGACGGAGGGCAAGCCGGGAATCTACACCAATGTGGCGCAGTACGCGACCTGGATCAAGAAAACGGCGAATGTTTAG
- the LOC6035436 gene encoding CLIP domain-containing serine protease 14D, with translation MALKLAAVMLIVVVVLGTLTVRVESRTLPESRNCTIPGQPDVGVCRPVVECAAFQKIANESESNLVAERDFVEALWCGKRDEGEICCPRDGADYQAIEEPEDEECGVQGLQYRIRGGAIAQIDEFPWTAMLLKENGKTKHLDYHCGGALISRTFVLSAAHCVTFNAGGTNLKDPIKFVRLREYNFFTDPDCEIEGNMLDCAEQKVDREPRRIVIHPGFMAGTAPTYNHDLALIQIDPVPPYTDFLRPICLPERGMRPRRFLTVAGWGKTDFFKESIGTINFSPIKMKVVLPHVDLKLCQQVYKLLHIRVNESHVCAGGKVAQDSCAGDSGSPLMQYDPRSGSWFLMGVASFGVQHCGREGIPGVYTNLGTYLDWIRENIQQS, from the exons ATGGCGCTGAAGTTGGCAGCAGTGATGCTGATCGTCGTCGTTGTTTTGGGGACATTAACGGTGCGGGTCGAGTCCAGGACTTTGCCAG AAAGCCGGAACTGTACGATACCTGGGCAACCGGACGTGGGAGTCTGTAGACCGGTTGTGGAATGTGCGGCATTTCAAAAGATTGCCAACGAAAGTGAATCGAATCTGGTCGCTGAACGTGACTTTGTCGAGGCGTTGTGGTGTGGTAAACGGGATGAAGGTGAGATTTGCTGTCCCCGGGATGGGGCCGACTACCAGGCGATTGAGGAGCCAGAGGACGAAGAGTGCGGAGTTCAAGGGCTGCAGTATCGAATCCGCGGTGGAGCGATAGCTCAAATTGACGAATTCCCGTGGACGGCAATGCTACTGAAGGAAAACG GTAAAACCAAACACCTGGACTACCACTGTGGGGGAGCGTTGATAAGTCGGACCTTCGTGCTCAGTGCGGCCCACTGCGTTACGTTCAATGCGGGCGGAACAAACCTAAAGGATCCGAT CAAGTTCGTCCGGTTGCGCGAGTACAACTTCTTCACGGATCCGGACTGTGAAATCGAAGGCAACATGTTGGATTGTGCCGAACAGAAGGTAGACCGCGAACCCCGCCGCATCGTGATTCATCCCGGCTTCATGGCGGGAACGGCTCCCACGTACAACCACGATCTCGCCCTAATCCAGATCGATCCCGTGCCGCCGTACACGGACTTTTTGCGCCCGATTTGCCTGCCCGAGCGAGGAATGCGACCCCGGCGGTTCCTCACCGTGGCCGGGTGGGGCAAAACGGACTTTTTCAAAGAATCTATTGGGACGATAAACTTCAGTCCGATCAAGATGAAGGTTGTGCTGCCACACGTCGACTTGAAGCTGTGCCAGCAGGTCTACAAGCTGTTACACATTCGGGTGAACGAGTCTCACGTATGCGCCGGCGGAAAGGTTGCACAGGACAGCTGTGCCGGCGACAGTGGCAGTCCGTTGATGCAGTACGACCCGCGGAGTGGCTCGTGGTTTCTGATGGGAGTGGCCAGCTTCGGGGTGCAGCACTGCGGCCGAGAGGGAATTCCCGGGGTGTACACGAACCTGGGAACGTATCTGGACTGGATTCGGGAGAATATACAACAGAGTTGA
- the LOC6035435 gene encoding transmembrane protease serine 9, which produces MASVDKLILFLQLTISVVVTNVVLCQEVCRTPNARSGHCVPRVQCPSFERYFDPDRILDREELRFIQLSQCGANPPKICCPDRIPTSTVASPYEQVLLTSTPKPIRLVQQPPLPDPTNYECGVDILADRIYGGVDTELDEFPWFALLQYESRRGVAEFHCGGSLISLRYVLTAAHCLDNDKLDDGMRFVSVRLGEHNTATDVDCTDEEDAKNRWCADPPQNIAAEEIILHPEYRREDRSQHHDIALIRLERPARETNFVTPVCLPRTGFLPSEPGRNMTIVGFGHTGRRSHSGVKQKARVPVWDGRRCQDKWTSITLHEGQLCAGGDYNIDSCTGDSGGPMMVQRLYWTLEGVVSFGNRCGLEDWPGVYTRVSSYMDWIRATIRSYQPPVWDVTTLCNIPNEPGQQGTCSDPDDCPAYAAINDPASLSSVGRLSFLKAIQCNVSAPTSAPGSVVGGGGGGICCPRSGRYKSPALNENLPRRTRTKSTMVHSRFGDDEMCGFQSYVAKIRGGDIANIDEFPWMAMLLYEMKGSNSVVHGCGGVLISRDFVITAAHCVTGREYDSKGPLKYVRLREYNVYDDPDCVIEQDLRDCSEEKVDAAPLRIQVHPDYDSNSRNKYHDIALIQIERSPEFSDFLRPICLPEPELENGASEGNKLSVSGWGRTDIFRKQLGNNALSPIKLKLVLPYVDSTTCKKIFRPQQLDIGPGQLCAGGVRAKDTCGGDSGSPLMFYDLKQGVWVLTGIVSLGVRDCGTEGIPGVYTNVREYLPWIKQNAHV; this is translated from the exons TCTGCCGCACGCCAAACGCCCGTTCCGGCCACTGTGTCCCACGAGTTCAATGTCCCAGCTTTGAACGGTACTTCGACCCGGACCGCATTCTGGACCGCGAGGAACTCCGCTTCATCCAGCTGTCCCAGTGTGGTGCAAACCCTCCGAAAATCTGCTGTCCCGACCGGATTCCAACCTCAACCGTTGCTTCCCCGTACGAACAAGTTTTGCTCACGTCAACTCCGAAACCAATCAGGTTGGTTCAGCAGCCACCGTTGCCGGATCCGACCAACTACGAATGCGGCGTGGATATTCTGGCCGACCGGATCTACGGTGGCGTAGACACCGAGCTGGACGAGTTCCCGTGGTTCGCTCTGCTGCAGTACGAGTCCCGTCGGGGAGTGGCCGAGTTCCACTGCGGAGGTTCATTGATCAGCTTGCGGTATGTCCTAACGGCGGCACACTGTCTGGACAATGACAAACTGGATGACGGAATGCGATT CGTTAGCGTACGCCTTGGCGAACACAACACTGCGACTGACGTCGACTGCACCGACGAAGAGGATGCCAAGAATCGGTGGTGCGCCGATCCTCCGCAGAACATTGCCGCCGAAGAGATCATCCTGCATCCGGAGTACCGGCGAGAGGATCGCTCTCAGCACCACGATATCGCGCTCATCAGGTTGGAAAGACCTGCTCGGGAGACCAACTTCGTGACACCGGTTTGCCTTCCGAGGACCGGATTTCTGCCCTCGGAACCCGGGCGAAACATGACCATTGTTGGGTTTGGTCACACCGGTCGCCGGTCGCACAGTGGAGTCAAACAGAAGGCCCGCGTTCCCGTGTGGGACGGGCGCCGGTGCCAGGACAAGTGGACTTCGATCACGTTGCACGAGGGACAGCTGTGTGCCGGAGGGGACTACAACATCGATTCCTGTACCGGCGACTCCGGTGGCCCTATGATGGTGCAGCGACTCTACTGGACGCTCGAAGGGGTCGTTTCGTTCGGAAATCGCTGCGGACTGGAGGACTGGCCAGGGGTGTACACGAGGGTCAGCAGCTACATGGACTGGATCAGGGCAACGATCAGGAGTT ATCAACCGCCCGTTTGGGACGTGACCACGCTGTGTAACATTCCAAACGAGCCCGGCCAGCAGGGGACCTGTTCCGATCCGGATGACTGCCCGGCGTACGCCGCGATCAACGATCCGGCCAGCCTGAGCTCGGTAGGCCGTTTAAGCTTCCTGAAGGCGATCCAGTGCAATGTTTCTGCGCCGACGTCCGCTCCCGGTAGCGTAGtaggcggtggcggcggcggcattTGCTGTCCACGTTCGGGACGCTACAA GTCACCAGCGCTGAACGAGAATCTTCCACGGCGGACGCGCACCAAGTCGACGATGGTCCACTCGAGGTTCGGCGATGACGAGATGTGCGGCTTCCAGTCGTACGTGGCCAAGATCCGGGGCGGAGACATTGCCAACATCGACGAGTTTCCGTGGATGGCGATGCTACTGTACGAGATGA AGGGCTCCAACTCGGTGGTGCACGGCTGCGGCGGGGTGCTGATCAGCAGGGACTTTGTGATAACGGCGGCGCACTGCGTCACGGGACGCGAGTACGACAGTAAGGGACCACT CAAGTACGTCCGCCTGCGGGAGTACAACGTGTACGACGATCCAGACTGCGTCATCGAGCAGGACCTGCGCGACTGTTCGGAGGAGAAGGTGGACGCCGCACCGCTGCGCATCCAGGTCCACCCCGACTACGACTCCAACAGCCGCAACAAGTACCACGACATCGCACTCATCCAGATCGAGCGCAGTCCGGAGTTTTCGGACTTCCTGCGGCCGATCTGCCTGCCCGAGCCGGAGCTGGAAAACGGGGCCTCCGAGGGGAACAAGCTCAGCGTCAGCGGCTGGGGCCGGACGGACATTT TTCGCAAACAGCTGGGCAACAACGCGTTGAGTCCGATCAAGCTGAAGCTGGTCCTCCCGTACGTGGACTCCACAACCTGCAAGAAGATCTTCCGACCGCAGCAGCTGGACATCGGACCCGGTCAGCTGTGTGCTGGCGGAGTTCGCGCCAAGGACACCTGCGGTGGCGATAGCGGCTCTCCGCTGATGTTTTATGATCTGAAGCAGGGCGTTTGGGTGCTGACCGGAATCGTGTCGCTCGGCGTGAGGGACTGTGGAACCGAGGGGATTCCCGGGGTGTACACCAACGTGCGTGAATATCTGCCCTGGATTAAACAGAATGCGCACGTTTGA